One genomic region from Glaciimonas sp. PAMC28666 encodes:
- a CDS encoding ABC transporter ATP-binding protein, which produces MSEVVINLKDVSFSWPGQAAPTLQMDSFKVERQDQVFIAGPSGSGKSTLLALIGGIVVPQRGTISILDTELHSISASTRDQFRVDHIGFIFQQFNLIPYLSILDNVLLPCQFSRYRRQRALAQGPTLRSAAESLLQSLDLVPSLWGKPVTQLSIGQQQRVAAARALIGQPEIIVADEPTSALDADRQQRFLDLMQRECEQARSTLLFVSHDQRLAARFSHRLALNELNHAAHLEDQL; this is translated from the coding sequence ATGAGCGAAGTAGTCATTAATCTAAAGGACGTCTCTTTTAGCTGGCCCGGACAAGCTGCCCCTACTTTGCAAATGGACTCCTTTAAGGTAGAGCGCCAGGATCAGGTATTTATCGCCGGGCCTAGCGGAAGCGGCAAAAGTACGTTGCTGGCATTGATTGGCGGCATTGTGGTTCCTCAGCGGGGAACCATCTCCATCCTCGACACCGAGTTACACAGTATTTCGGCGTCAACCAGAGACCAGTTCCGGGTCGATCACATTGGCTTTATTTTCCAGCAATTCAATTTAATTCCCTACCTGTCGATTCTCGATAACGTATTGCTCCCGTGCCAGTTCTCACGCTATCGACGCCAACGCGCTCTGGCGCAGGGTCCAACCTTGAGAAGCGCTGCGGAGTCATTGTTGCAAAGCCTCGATCTCGTCCCATCATTGTGGGGAAAACCTGTGACGCAACTATCGATTGGTCAGCAACAGCGGGTGGCCGCCGCCCGTGCATTGATCGGTCAACCGGAGATTATCGTCGCCGATGAACCAACATCAGCGCTCGATGCAGATCGACAGCAGCGTTTTCTGGACTTGATGCAACGTGAATGTGAACAGGCGCGTTCTACTTTGCTATTTGTCAGCCACGATCAACGCCTGGCCGCACGCTTTAGCCATCGGCTCGCCTTGAATGAACTCAATCACGCTGCGCATCTAGAGGATCAACTATGA
- a CDS encoding response regulator, with the protein MRKILIVDDDQKTRILLKAYLEKNQYEVKLAHNGETFLAEFQRFADELSLVILDVMLPDTDGFALCKIVRRRSNVPIIMLTASSDETDRVVGLELGADDYMGKPYSPRELLARIKAIHRRMGLENAAAPRYYRFLGFTLDTVERTVMDADQKTVALTGLDYQLLKYFVAHPGDILDRTVLSEETRGRDSGPMDRSLDVQISKLRDRLNDDGKSPQLIKTVRGAGYVFSADVVASAS; encoded by the coding sequence ATGCGTAAGATTTTGATCGTTGACGATGACCAGAAAACCCGAATTTTGTTGAAGGCTTATCTTGAAAAAAATCAATACGAAGTCAAGTTGGCGCATAACGGCGAAACTTTTCTGGCAGAATTTCAGCGATTTGCGGACGAGTTATCGCTCGTTATTCTGGACGTGATGCTGCCCGACACGGATGGTTTTGCGTTGTGCAAAATTGTGCGGCGTCGTTCCAATGTCCCCATTATTATGCTGACGGCCAGTTCTGATGAAACTGATCGCGTGGTCGGGCTTGAGTTGGGCGCAGACGATTATATGGGTAAGCCCTATAGTCCTCGTGAACTGTTGGCACGTATTAAGGCGATTCACCGCCGCATGGGCCTGGAGAATGCTGCGGCGCCGCGCTACTATCGATTTTTGGGTTTTACACTGGATACAGTGGAGCGGACAGTGATGGACGCCGATCAAAAAACGGTGGCGCTCACCGGTCTGGATTATCAATTACTCAAATATTTTGTGGCGCATCCCGGCGATATTTTGGACCGCACCGTCTTGAGTGAAGAAACCCGGGGGCGTGATTCGGGGCCGATGGATCGTTCGCTCGATGTTCAGATTAGCAAATTACGGGATCGTCTCAACGATGATGGAAAATCGCCGCAACTGATCAAAACGGTACGCGGTGCAGGGTACGTATTTTCTGCCGACGTCGTTGCGTCTGCCAGTTAG
- a CDS encoding ATP-binding protein, with the protein MLAWVLPHSLLGQLSVVMVLGILVTQLAGGLIWAAQLRSKSEIETRIAAQHLGHSAVSAIRYFKSLPANYRPIMIQQLREMGGTRFFVNANDALVPIQPIGQSALADLATRTVLKTLKEELPFLPEFRLAFAWPEDVDVSDDGLKIADLPDNWVQHILLIKPNPAPVLVIQTQLEPGKWLYLAALMPNPYFLESNSPLSPDRLVLQGLSLAAVLLLSILVVRWTTRPLAALSDAAEAFGKGETVPELPETGSREFVKTVRAFSAMRERIKRYLEDRERLFASISHDLRTPITRLKLRTELLDDDAVRADFHEDLDELDMMVKGALQSVKDSDIHENRTEVRLDALIQRMIRDALMAGHAVTFVDSGLTVMAKPLALKRAIGNLFDNALFYGERVEISVRQVRQRCLPSRNGASGNRATSRTTGGDDGETDNIEIQIRDHGPGVPEQAFSTLFQPYQRLAHGRDLNAGGMGLGLGIARNIVQAHGGELRLENHVEGGLVATIILPQT; encoded by the coding sequence ATGTTGGCTTGGGTGTTGCCGCATTCGCTGCTGGGGCAATTGTCTGTGGTGATGGTGCTGGGAATATTGGTGACGCAATTAGCGGGCGGCTTAATATGGGCCGCTCAACTGCGTTCTAAATCGGAAATTGAAACCCGGATCGCCGCGCAACATCTCGGCCATAGCGCGGTCAGTGCAATTCGTTACTTCAAGAGCCTGCCCGCCAACTATCGACCGATTATGATTCAGCAGTTGCGCGAAATGGGTGGCACGCGGTTTTTTGTAAATGCCAATGACGCGTTGGTGCCGATTCAGCCTATCGGCCAGAGTGCGCTAGCCGATCTGGCAACGCGGACCGTTTTAAAAACCCTTAAGGAAGAGCTGCCATTTTTGCCGGAATTTCGATTGGCGTTTGCATGGCCGGAGGACGTGGACGTCTCCGATGACGGACTTAAAATTGCGGATTTACCGGACAACTGGGTACAACATATTTTGTTGATTAAACCGAACCCCGCACCGGTTCTAGTAATTCAGACACAATTGGAACCGGGCAAGTGGTTGTATCTTGCCGCGCTGATGCCTAATCCTTATTTTCTGGAAAGTAACAGTCCATTGTCGCCAGACCGACTGGTGTTGCAGGGATTATCGTTAGCGGCGGTTTTGCTATTGTCGATATTGGTCGTGCGTTGGACAACCCGCCCGTTGGCTGCCTTGTCGGACGCAGCAGAGGCGTTTGGTAAAGGCGAGACGGTGCCAGAGTTGCCCGAAACCGGAAGTCGTGAATTCGTCAAGACAGTGCGCGCTTTTAGCGCAATGCGTGAGCGCATAAAACGCTATCTGGAAGATAGGGAACGTTTGTTCGCCTCCATTTCGCATGACTTGCGCACGCCGATTACGCGCTTGAAGTTACGCACCGAATTGCTCGACGATGACGCCGTGCGTGCCGATTTTCACGAGGATCTGGATGAACTCGATATGATGGTGAAGGGCGCGTTGCAGTCGGTAAAAGACAGTGACATCCATGAAAATCGCACGGAAGTTCGACTGGATGCGCTGATACAAAGAATGATCCGTGATGCGCTAATGGCGGGCCATGCGGTAACGTTTGTTGATTCTGGATTGACGGTGATGGCGAAGCCGTTGGCACTTAAACGTGCGATTGGTAACCTCTTTGATAATGCGCTGTTTTATGGGGAGCGCGTGGAAATTTCAGTGCGCCAGGTTCGACAACGGTGCCTGCCTTCCCGAAACGGTGCGTCCGGTAACCGGGCGACCAGCCGAACGACCGGCGGCGACGATGGCGAGACCGATAACATCGAAATTCAGATTCGCGATCATGGGCCGGGCGTGCCGGAACAGGCGTTCAGTACGCTGTTTCAACCCTATCAGCGACTTGCTCACGGGCGCGATCTGAATGCCGGTGGAATGGGACTTGGCTTGGGAATTGCCCGCAATATTGTGCAAGCCCATGGTGGCGAATTACGGTTGGAAAATCATGTCGAGGGCGGGTTGGTGGCAACGATTATCTTGCCCCAGACCTAA
- a CDS encoding DUF3299 domain-containing protein, with product MKNVVWIAVIVIAGLGTGMVGRYVVADRNATAALKASTAAQLATQDGDYKIGDRLQQNQLVASNPSTPVPVVKSPFQEIKWEDLAPASWDPMKPFKGIDLNKLDDADPRAEVALQKAKDYWKNAPINPAMNGKMVKIPGFVVSLDREGDALKEFLLVPYFGGCIHVPPPPANQIIHVDSTKAIKGVRTMDAVWISGVLKVQPSSTDMGDAGYTLVAQNVEMYKDADTKE from the coding sequence ATGAAAAATGTTGTATGGATCGCGGTAATCGTGATTGCCGGTCTTGGTACCGGAATGGTGGGACGTTACGTCGTCGCTGACCGCAATGCGACAGCGGCACTGAAGGCGTCGACCGCAGCGCAATTGGCTACGCAGGATGGCGACTATAAAATTGGCGACCGCCTGCAACAAAATCAACTGGTAGCGTCCAATCCCTCCACCCCGGTGCCGGTAGTCAAATCGCCATTCCAGGAGATCAAATGGGAAGACCTCGCCCCGGCCAGTTGGGACCCGATGAAACCGTTCAAGGGAATCGACCTCAACAAGCTGGACGACGCCGATCCGCGGGCTGAGGTCGCACTGCAGAAAGCCAAGGATTATTGGAAAAATGCGCCGATTAATCCTGCCATGAATGGCAAGATGGTCAAAATTCCCGGCTTCGTGGTGTCGCTTGATCGCGAAGGTGATGCCTTAAAGGAGTTCTTGCTGGTCCCGTATTTTGGCGGTTGCATCCATGTACCCCCACCGCCCGCGAATCAAATTATTCACGTCGATAGTACTAAGGCGATCAAAGGCGTTCGCACGATGGATGCGGTATGGATTAGCGGCGTGTTAAAGGTACAACCGTCTTCAACGGATATGGGCGATGCCGGATACACGCTGGTGGCCCAAAATGTTGAAATGTACAAGGATGCAGATACCAAAGAATGA
- a CDS encoding ABC transporter permease yields MSMLVRLAARSAWNRRFTLGLILLAIALSTTLLLGIERIRHDVRESFSQSVSGTDLVVGARTSSVQLMLYAIFHIGGATNNIGWDSAQKLAHNPAVAWTIPLSLGDSHRGFPVLATNGDYFTHFHYGDKQPLRFSSGQPFHDVFQTVLGSDVAQQLHYKLGDKIILSHGSGSAHLTEHADKPFVVSGILASTGTPVDRTVHIGLDAMEAIHLDWEGGAPIKGLMIPSEMVKKFDLTPKTVTAVLVGLKNRASVFALQRAIADDKDDPQMAVLPGVALDELWQVVGIGEKALLAVSAMVVVVGLAGLVSSILASLGERRRELAILRSVGAHPIDIFFLLAIEGFVVMLIGVLLGIVILNGAILILGPLLATTFGIALHPALPTTGELLLLLWTIIGGLIASLLPGLRAYRLSLSDGLTPRV; encoded by the coding sequence ATGAGCATGTTAGTGCGTCTGGCCGCGCGCAGCGCATGGAATCGGCGCTTTACGTTAGGTTTAATTCTGCTGGCAATTGCGTTATCAACCACGCTGCTGTTAGGGATCGAACGCATACGCCACGACGTCCGTGAAAGTTTTTCGCAGTCCGTTTCCGGCACCGATCTGGTAGTCGGAGCGCGCACCAGTTCCGTTCAATTGATGCTGTATGCGATTTTTCATATAGGCGGTGCGACTAACAATATCGGTTGGGATAGTGCGCAAAAGCTCGCGCATAATCCCGCCGTCGCCTGGACCATTCCGTTATCGCTGGGAGACTCCCACCGCGGCTTTCCCGTGTTGGCGACCAACGGCGACTATTTCACCCATTTTCATTATGGCGACAAACAGCCGCTGCGTTTCTCATCAGGCCAACCGTTTCATGATGTATTTCAGACCGTGTTGGGTTCGGACGTAGCGCAGCAACTACATTATAAACTTGGTGATAAGATCATCCTCAGTCATGGCAGCGGAAGCGCGCACCTGACCGAACATGCCGACAAACCCTTTGTCGTCAGCGGCATATTGGCAAGTACCGGAACACCGGTTGACCGGACCGTGCATATCGGCCTGGACGCCATGGAGGCGATACATCTTGACTGGGAGGGTGGCGCGCCAATCAAGGGATTAATGATTCCCTCGGAAATGGTTAAAAAGTTCGATCTGACGCCTAAGACGGTGACGGCTGTCCTGGTTGGGCTAAAAAATCGGGCGAGCGTTTTTGCGTTACAGCGCGCCATTGCCGATGACAAGGATGATCCTCAAATGGCCGTTTTGCCCGGGGTAGCACTGGATGAGTTGTGGCAAGTCGTCGGTATCGGCGAGAAAGCATTGCTTGCGGTCTCGGCCATGGTAGTGGTGGTTGGGCTGGCTGGACTGGTATCGTCGATCCTCGCCAGCCTCGGCGAACGCCGTCGCGAGTTGGCAATCCTGCGCTCGGTGGGTGCGCATCCGATTGACATCTTTTTTCTATTAGCGATAGAAGGTTTTGTGGTGATGTTGATTGGGGTGTTGCTGGGCATTGTCATACTAAATGGGGCGATCCTGATACTCGGCCCCCTATTGGCAACGACATTCGGCATAGCGCTGCATCCTGCGCTACCGACAACAGGCGAGTTATTGTTGTTGCTATGGACCATTATTGGCGGTTTGATCGCCAGTTTGCTGCCAGGATTGCGCGCCTATCGACTCAGTCTTTCCGACGGTCTGACGCCGCGAGTGTGA